GGCAATTTGCCCTACCTTCATGACCGCACCTTTCATCTCGCCTAAGGTTTCAGCGATTTGAATACCGACATCTTGCATCAATTCTGAGCGTGCTTGTAGGCGTTTTTCTTCGTCACTTGAGAGATGCTTTAGTGAGTTTTTAGCTGCTTTTCCGGCAATGCTTGCTGTCATACCAGCGAGTTTCATAAAGCGCGTTCCGGACGATTTTGCCATGCCTATCACCATATAGTGGGTTGTTTACTAAACCTTAATATTATTATTTTAATCAAATGAATGCTGTTTAACTACTGTGCCAAAAGTATCGCAATGACGGTTTTTGTACTATTTGCCGCAGTAATTTTTATCATATTTTTAGTAGTATTGTTCAGATAAAAATCTGAACGCCAACAAATTACTTATTCAATGTTATTGCATAAGTATGGGTCAGCCAATAATCTAATGCCATATGATAGCCCAAATGCCCTAGACCACAAATTACGCCAACCGCCACATCGCATAGATAAGAATGTTCGCGGAACGACTCGCGTGCGTGGACGTTAGATAAATGCACCTCAATAAAGGGCTTTTGGGTAGCTAATAGCGCGTCGCGTATCGCAACAGAGGTATGAGTAAAGGCAGCAGGGTTAATAATTATTGCATCGACCTGCACACTTGCTTCTGCTAATAGACCGTAATGCTGAATATCATCGACCAGTTTGCCTTCGTGATTAGACTGTATGCAAATCAGCTCAATACCATGTGCCGCCGCGCGCTCGGTTAAGGCACTTTCAATATCAGCAAGCGTCATATGACCATAAATATCAGGCTCACGTTTGCCTAATAAATTTAGATTCACACCATTAATCAATAATAATTTATGAGTAAGGGTTTTATTGGCTTTTTGATGGGACGCACTGGTGGTCGTTGCTGATTGAGATGAGGTGGTCATAATAGTCTCTATAAGTAGCAATGAATATTTTTCTATAAATTATTGGTGAGTATAAGCGTACTACAATAACAGGTTTTAGAAAACATGGCGCTCTCTATCCCTTTATATTAACAGCTTGCGAGATAACTTATAAAAAATAATTCTAAAAAATAGTCCAAGTGATAAAAATCATGTTAAAAGCCTTTGTGTTGCTAAAAACCCGTGTTATGATATTTTTTACACAATAAACATTACATATTTATTGCTAATTTTAGTTTAGCTGATTATTAACGCTTTTTTAGTAAAGTGGTGTTAGTTTCTGCCAAAGACTAGAAACAGTAAAATGACTATATGCTAAATACTAAAAGTCAGTATAAAGCTTTTATATTTCACTAATACTATATTGGATAGTCACTCTTAAATTTTGATTTCATAATTTTAGTACCCGTTTATATGCAATGATGCAAAGGAATTTGGGACTAAGTACACTTTTTAGGAAGTAATATTATGTCAGCTCGTGAGCAAGGTATCGTTAAGTGGTTTAATGACTCAAAAGGCTTTGGTTTCATTCAACGTGATAGCGGAGAAGATATTTTTGTGCATTTCCGCGCGATCCAAGGTGATGGTTATCGCTCTCTAAAAGACGGCGAAAAAGTTGAGTTCAGTGTGGTAGAAGGTGATAAAGGTCTACAAGCTGAAGAAGTCAGAAGAGTAGAAGAGTAATCGCGACAGTCATTCGTGCAGTTTAGCTATAATATCTGTACAAACTACTGATATACTACTGAGTCAAGCCCGTCCTGTCTTACTTATGTTGAGTTTAAAACAGCATATTTGGTAAGTATTGACATAGTGCTTGGCTTTTTTATGTTTATTAGTTTTATAGGGCTTGCCTGCTGGCTAATGGTCGATATAAACCGTTAAGCCTTATAGCCTCTCATTTATTGATGATACACAAACGGTTTATACAAAAGGATATTTTTTTGAGTAACTTTACGACGTTTACGGATTTGCCACTTTCAGCAGCGACCTTGCGTGCAGTAAGTGACTTAGGTTTTACTGAATTAACGCCGATTCAAGCAAAAATACTGCCGCATACATTGGCAAATCAAGATGCGATCGGACAGGCACAGACGGGTACGGGCAAGACGGCCACATTTCTATTGACTATTATGGAGGCGTTACTTAAGCGTCCGTTTGCCGCTGATGAAGAGCGTCATTTAGGTGAGCCACGTGCCGTCGTCATGGCACCAACCCGTGAGCTTGCTCAGCAAATATTTGATGATTGTATCGCCTTGAATAAATATACCTCTTTGCATAGCGTTTGCATTATGGGTGGTACCAATTATGAAACCCAGCAGCATGAGCTTGAGCGCCAGTATGTCGATATCTTGATTGCTACGCCTGGTCGTTTGATTGATTTGATGCACAAAGGCATGGTCTATCTGGATCGAGTAGAGGTGCTAGTATTAGACGAAGCAGACCGCATGCTCGATATGGGATTTATACCTGATATCAAGCGTTTGGTTGGTCGTATGCCGCCCAATACCGATCGTCAAAGTTTGTTGTTTTCTGCTACCTTTAACCAAGATGTAATGGGTCTGGCATATCGCTGGTTACATGAACCAGCATTTGTTGAGATTGAACCTGAGCATAAAACCAGTGAATTGGTAGACCAGCATTTTTATCTCTTAACCGAAGATCAAAAACTAGAAGCGGTCGAGCGTATCATCACCGATACAACGGTAGAAAAAGTAATCATCTTCGCCAATCGTAAAGATCAAGTAAAGCGTCTATATCATAAGCTGCGTCAGGGACACAAAATCGTCATGTTATCGGGCGATGTGATTCAGCAAAAACGCGAAAAGTACTTGCAACGCTTCAAAGACGGGCATGCCTCTGTTTTGGTCGCGACTGATGTGGCAGGACGCGGTATTCATGTTGATGATGTCAGCCATGTGATTAATTATACCTTGCCAGATCAGCCAGATGATTATGTACACCGCATTGGTCGTACTGGACGCGCTGGGAAAACCGGTATTAGTATTAGCTTTGTCAGTGAAGATGATGCTTTTAATATACCGGCATTAGAGAAGCATTTAGATACTAAATTTAAGCTTGAGCAGTGGCAGCCTTAATAAGCTAACGTTTAGAATCTAAGTAAGATTTTATTAATTAAACCCCACTCTCAACTTGAAATAAGCAATTCAAACTGAAGTGGCGGGTTACCAAGTTTTTTGTTGAGTACAAAGCATAGATTATGTGACAGAATTTTACGAATCAATCGATGAGACAAATGCCATAAATCTCTTGCTCGTACCCTTTGTATATTAAATCGTTCTGATAGCTGACCAATGACTGTTTCAACGATACGGCGGGCTTTCATTAGCCGTTTTACCACAGGTTTGGGTCTATCCTCTTTCATGTTAGCTCTGAGTGGCGTTTGTAAATCCACTCCTTGAGCGTCGTAGTACTGAGTGAGACTAGGGCTGATATACCCTTTATCAGCGCCGAGCAAACCATAGATATTGTCAGTAATATCAGGCGCAACCGCTCTTTCATCAACATTGGCAGGAGCAAAGGTAAAGCCTTTAATCATGCCCGATAAGTTAACAAGCAAATGTCCTTCAAAGCCATAGTACCTCTCTTGCTTAGCCGCACAGTAGCTAAAAGCCGCTAAGTCTTGATAGTTTTTATGCCGATAAGCGCGTCCATAATGACAGACGGGTATCGGAAAACCATCCATAAAATGGATGTTGTCACGGCCCTCAAGTTGACTGACGTTATCTTGTATCCGCTGTTTGACTTGCCACAGATTCGCGCAATGCTTTGCGAAGTTAGGATATGAGCCTATGGCTGGAAACCAGGCTTGCCAGTGCTGGGTAAAATATTGCCAAATCTGTTTGTCTTGATCAAGGTTTAAAAATTCACCGACCAGTTCCATGCAAATGATCTCAGGATCACTCAGCTTTGGCGCGTAACCTGCACCTCGCAAGGGTTCAGTAACGACTATTTTGTAATATTGCTCTACCATTAAATAGATATTGATGATAAATTCGTCTATGGGCATCTCATGACTCCGTTGTATTCTTGGTCGAAAACAATAGATTAGTGAGATGCTCTTCTTTTTTCAATCACTTTCGAAGTTGAGAGTGGGGTTATTTAAGCTCTAAAGTTGTTAAATAACAAGAAAGCCCTTAATCATTTATTAAGGGCTTTCTTATACGTCTGTTTTTAGATGACATCAATTTGAAATCATATAGTTGAAATACTTTAAAGTCGCTACCGTATTGCTGGTGTAAATTTTTTGCAGCCTCTGTCTGCGTAGGCACAGCAAGCAAGAAAAATTTGCACCAGTAGTACGTGTTGTATCGATATTACTTTTCACCGACTATATCAAACAGTAAATCGTTGGTGCTAATGCTCCATGACTGCTGAGTCATCATTCATATTGTGCATACTATGATCCATCTGGCTTATATCCTGGTGGGTAGTATCATCTGTGTCAGCCATCATCATAGTATCGACATGCGCCATGCCTTGACCACCGCCATGGTTGCCATGCATATTGGACATGGCGATAGGAATGAAAATCACGGCCAAACCAGATAATACCATCACAGCACCATTGAGCTGTCTTAAGCGAAAACGCCCAATCTTATCCCGTAACCAGCCGACGGTCTCGTGAGTAGCAACCAACATGGGTACGGTTCCTAAGCCAAAAACGAACATCAAGGCAGCACCGCTGAGTGGATTGTGCGCTACGACGGCAATCAGTAGAGCGCCATAGACCAAACCACAAGGCAAAAATCCCCATAGAAGACCGGCAGACAATGCACGTGGAAAAGTGTTTAGTGGAAATACTTTTTGACGAATAGGGCTCAGGTACTGCCAAAATCGCATGCCAAAACGCTCAAGTTTGTTTAGAAACGGTGCACCCAGCATCGTCACGCCGACAAACACCAATACCAAACCAAGCAAAATACGCGGTGTACTATTGCCTTGCATCAATGGCTGTAGTACGGCTGTGCCTATCAGGCCTGCGACCAAACCCAAAAACGTATAGCTGGCCAAGCGACCGAAATGATAGGTCGCTACCAATGCACGGCGTTTGGCAGGGCTGACATCTTTCATCGATAGACCAAAGGCAGTCACCAAGCCACCACACATTCCTAAGCAATGCGGTGAACCAAAAAAACCCATTAATAATGCCGCAACGAGTAAAGCTGTGGTCATGGGAAGGTACTCCTAAAAATGGTAAAAGGCGTACCGACTTATTACTCTCTTATGCAGATAGAATAAGTGGGTAACGTATTAGTAAGATAGCCCAAGGCTATATTTTTGAGTTCTTGTCTGTATCAGAGAGAGGAGTTGCGGCAGTGTCCGCATTATTTAGCTGATTAGATTCTTTTTCAGTCGAAGTAGTATCGCTCACTTCTTTTGCTTCTTGAATAGGCGTTACATTTTCCTGAGCTTGTATGACTTGTCGACGCTCCTGACGATCGTCTAAGATAATACGCTGTGATGCATTATCCAAATCTTCAAATTGGTTGGATTTTACCGCATAACGTACTGCCCAAATCGCTACCACAAACAGCATGAGACTTAATGGAATTAATAAAAATATACTGAGCATGGCAAATCTTTTTAATAGCAGTTTTTTATCATTATACACCTGATGCAAGTGTAGTGGATGAACTGTAAAGATAAATGTGGGGTAGATGCTTATGACTGTATGTTTGACAAGATTGGCTCACCAACTCTATTCATCAGCCGTTTTTGCTACCTTGCCTCTTGGGGTTAATAGCTGCTGCGACGTCACCTCTTTAGCTTGGCGACAATTTGCTTGAGGACGTATCACATCACGTAAGTAAGCGGCAACTTCATAAACCGCGCGCCGTGAATGGCTTAAATTTTGTGCGGGTTCCATCCAATCACGTCTGACGGGTAAAGGGGCATTAATCGCTGTGCTATTGATGCCGTTTAACGCAAATTGTCTGCGAGCACGCGCCATATGATAACTGTCGGTAATCAGATAAACATGATGCAGAGGGATGCGTTTTGCGGTAAAGCGGGCATTCTCGCATGTATTCATACTGGCATTTTCACTGATTAACCCATCAATACCATGCTCAATCAGCCATTGACCAAGCCAGGGGGCCTCAGCACCGCTGAGTACAATGGGCAAAGGCAGGTCATGGTAAGCTGTGGCGGCAGTGCGCGCACGATTAAGGCTATAGCGGTTGAGGATAATTTGGTTGTGATTATCATTGGTCAGACCGCCACCCAATACCAAATAAGCGGTAGGGGGAGAGCTCATTGCCGCAGGTGGCATTTTTGGCAGCGGCAGATGAGTCAATATATACACCACCGCTTGAGAAAATAGCGGCGTAAATAAACTGATCAGCACCAAAATAACCGTCGTTGCACCCAGCATAAATGTGGCATTGATAATACGAAACAGCTTGATCATACGCTCAGCTGAACGTAAATAATGTCGCCATAGGCGATTTGACCATGACTGCTTAGACCACATGCTTATCATATCCGATGGAGCCATCGGCATTTACCCACACCGGCTCGCGTGACAACGGTATCGCAAATCTCTCATACACAGTATCGGTAATATACTGTTGGGCGGCGGCTACCTCTTTTTGGGTGGCTTGGTAAGGTGTGTGATTGGTCAATACTAGCGCTTGCTGCTGATGGGTCACAATAGGTTCTATACCGCCGCCTTTTAGACCCGCTTGTTCGATAAGCCAACCAGCTGCTACTTTAATCATCGCGTCAGGCATTGGGTAACCAACGATAGCAGGATAAGAGGATTGCAGCGCGGTAAATTGATCTTGAGGGATAATAGGGTTTTGAAAAAAGCTGCCACAATTTGGCAATTGCTTTGGATCAGGCAGCTTTTGCTGACGAATGTCAATAATAGCGTGCATCACATCAGCAGGCGTCGGCTTGGTGCGACTTTGCTTCATCGCATAGCCTTGTGCGACTGTCTGTACATCGCCATAGCTTGCCAATACTTTTGTCGCATCAGTATGTAGTCTAAAACCCACGCGGCTGATTAGCCAAGTATTTGGTTGACGTTTAAAAATACTATCACGATAGCCAAACTCGCAATCGACTGCGGTCAAATCATGCCAAGTTTGGCTTGGGAAATGATAAGCACGTACATACTGCAAGCAGTCCTCTAGCTGAACACCATAAGCGCCGATATTTTGTATGGGAGCGGCACCAGTAAGACCAGGTATTAAGGCAAGGTTTTCAAGTCCATACCAGCCTTGAGCGACGGTATGTAAAACTAAGTCATGCCAGTTTTCACCTGCCATTACCTCAATATCGACATGAGAGTCTGTCTGGGATGTCACCTGTATGCCACGCATTTGTGGTCGTAAAACAATTGCATTCAGCTTTGCTGGTAATAGCACATTGCTACCGCCGGATAAGACAAATAATGGCTGGCTATACTGAGTATCTTGCCCATAGTTTGCCATAAACTCATCAAGCTGCGCCTCATTTTTCAACGTAACAACAGAGTTAGCTGTACATGCCAAAGCCATGGTGTTGCTATGAGACAAATCAGCTACATCATCAGATAAGGTGTGTGGTGCAGTAGATTTAGAGCATAAAGCTGAAGTCATAACATAGCCTATAGGGCAAATAAACAAAAAGTCATACGGTGTTTATTATAAAGGATGCTGGGTATAAAGGTAGCAAAAATATAGCGCTTTATGACTACTATATCTTTATATCTTCCAGCTTTCAATCCAACCTTGGACGCTTGACTCAATACGCTCTATCACCTCTTCAAAGGCATTGCTATCACCAGTATAAGGGTCTGGTACGTCGTCACCGCCATAGATAGGGTCTTCTTCACTAAATAAAGCCAGCTTGGCTAATTTGGTATCAGTATCTGTTATACCGTTTTTGATAGACTGTAGATTTGCTAAATTTTGTGCATCCATCGCCAAGATTAAATCAAAATCGCGAAAGTCATCAGCACTGATTTGGCGCGCGACCAATTTATTGATGTTATAACCATGAGCTTTAGCGTGACGCTGTGCTCGCTCATCAGGTGCATGCCCAATATGCCAATCTCCAGTTCCCGCTGAATCCACCTTCATCGACAGCCCTGCAATCGCTGCTTGCTGACGAAAAATCTCTTCTGCCGTCGGTGAACGGCAGATATTCCCCAAACAGACCAATAATACAGATGAGGGAGTAGACGCTTTGATGGGCATATGATGACCTTTTGTCGCAATAAAAAAACATGCTATCAAAATCAACACTGGAAATGTGATTTATAAGCATGCTATAGAGTAATGTAATTTGTTATAGCGTAACGGTTAATACCTTGAATGGCAAGGGCAGAGGGTAAACAATCGGGTCAGTCTGTCAGGCAGATAAAGGACAGCTACCAACTCTATTGTTTTTAGAATGATTTGAGGCTATTACTGGCGTCGCTAGTAGAATCAATCTTGGTTGCTTTTAAAGCGCTGTAAATCACGGCGCTCTTTTTTATTGGGTTTATTATCTGGGCGCGCAAGGTTGGCAAGTTTGCGCTGCTCAGCATAATAGTCACGGCGAGCGATGCTTTCTTTAGTTTCTGAATATAAGACTTCCGCATCGGTGGCATTACCACGTTGTACCGTCAATGCTTCAACCACGACCGTCTTTTCGGTCATAGCAGTGGCTGAGCCTTGACGAATCTGCAATTCATCGCCAACAGCAATCTCTTTACTGGTCTTTACGCGGCTACCAGCATAATGCACGCGACCGCTTTCGATGGCTTCTTTAGCAAGATTGCGCGTCCGATAAAAGCGCGCCGCCCATAGCCATTTATCAATACGCATACGCACAGCATCAGGCTTGCTATGGCTGGGCTGATTGTGGTTTTTATTGTGTTTACTCATCAAAACCTCATAGCTATCAATAACGTAAGATAATAATGGTGGCTTTTTTGCCGATTAAAAGAGCAGTACGTTATTAAAGTCACGGATAAAATATTTACAATCTTTCTTACTGTTAAAATGATTAACACCACTGTTTTTCACAGGGTACGCCGTCATTGTTACCATCCATTTTTGTATTAGGGCAGTGTTGTATAAAG
This window of the Psychrobacter arcticus 273-4 genome carries:
- a CDS encoding DEAD/DEAH box helicase; translated protein: MIHKRFIQKDIFLSNFTTFTDLPLSAATLRAVSDLGFTELTPIQAKILPHTLANQDAIGQAQTGTGKTATFLLTIMEALLKRPFAADEERHLGEPRAVVMAPTRELAQQIFDDCIALNKYTSLHSVCIMGGTNYETQQHELERQYVDILIATPGRLIDLMHKGMVYLDRVEVLVLDEADRMLDMGFIPDIKRLVGRMPPNTDRQSLLFSATFNQDVMGLAYRWLHEPAFVEIEPEHKTSELVDQHFYLLTEDQKLEAVERIITDTTVEKVIIFANRKDQVKRLYHKLRQGHKIVMLSGDVIQQKREKYLQRFKDGHASVLVATDVAGRGIHVDDVSHVINYTLPDQPDDYVHRIGRTGRAGKTGISISFVSEDDAFNIPALEKHLDTKFKLEQWQP
- a CDS encoding IS982 family transposase → MPIDEFIINIYLMVEQYYKIVVTEPLRGAGYAPKLSDPEIICMELVGEFLNLDQDKQIWQYFTQHWQAWFPAIGSYPNFAKHCANLWQVKQRIQDNVSQLEGRDNIHFMDGFPIPVCHYGRAYRHKNYQDLAAFSYCAAKQERYYGFEGHLLVNLSGMIKGFTFAPANVDERAVAPDITDNIYGLLGADKGYISPSLTQYYDAQGVDLQTPLRANMKEDRPKPVVKRLMKARRIVETVIGQLSERFNIQRVRARDLWHLSHRLIRKILSHNLCFVLNKKLGNPPLQFELLISS
- the aroQ gene encoding type II 3-dehydroquinate dehydratase, with the protein product MTTSSQSATTTSASHQKANKTLTHKLLLINGVNLNLLGKREPDIYGHMTLADIESALTERAAAHGIELICIQSNHEGKLVDDIQHYGLLAEASVQVDAIIINPAAFTHTSVAIRDALLATQKPFIEVHLSNVHARESFREHSYLCDVAVGVICGLGHLGYHMALDYWLTHTYAITLNK
- a CDS encoding sulfite exporter TauE/SafE family protein, with amino-acid sequence MTTALLVAALLMGFFGSPHCLGMCGGLVTAFGLSMKDVSPAKRRALVATYHFGRLASYTFLGLVAGLIGTAVLQPLMQGNSTPRILLGLVLVFVGVTMLGAPFLNKLERFGMRFWQYLSPIRQKVFPLNTFPRALSAGLLWGFLPCGLVYGALLIAVVAHNPLSGAALMFVFGLGTVPMLVATHETVGWLRDKIGRFRLRQLNGAVMVLSGLAVIFIPIAMSNMHGNHGGGQGMAHVDTMMMADTDDTTHQDISQMDHSMHNMNDDSAVMEH
- the murB gene encoding UDP-N-acetylmuramate dehydrogenase; this encodes MTSALCSKSTAPHTLSDDVADLSHSNTMALACTANSVVTLKNEAQLDEFMANYGQDTQYSQPLFVLSGGSNVLLPAKLNAIVLRPQMRGIQVTSQTDSHVDIEVMAGENWHDLVLHTVAQGWYGLENLALIPGLTGAAPIQNIGAYGVQLEDCLQYVRAYHFPSQTWHDLTAVDCEFGYRDSIFKRQPNTWLISRVGFRLHTDATKVLASYGDVQTVAQGYAMKQSRTKPTPADVMHAIIDIRQQKLPDPKQLPNCGSFFQNPIIPQDQFTALQSSYPAIVGYPMPDAMIKVAAGWLIEQAGLKGGGIEPIVTHQQQALVLTNHTPYQATQKEVAAAQQYITDTVYERFAIPLSREPVWVNADGSIGYDKHVV
- a CDS encoding RNA-binding S4 domain-containing protein; this translates as MSKHNKNHNQPSHSKPDAVRMRIDKWLWAARFYRTRNLAKEAIESGRVHYAGSRVKTSKEIAVGDELQIRQGSATAMTEKTVVVEALTVQRGNATDAEVLYSETKESIARRDYYAEQRKLANLARPDNKPNKKERRDLQRFKSNQD
- the ccoS gene encoding cbb3-type cytochrome oxidase assembly protein CcoS — translated: MLSIFLLIPLSLMLFVVAIWAVRYAVKSNQFEDLDNASQRIILDDRQERRQVIQAQENVTPIQEAKEVSDTTSTEKESNQLNNADTAATPLSDTDKNSKI
- a CDS encoding YdcF family protein; the protein is MWSKQSWSNRLWRHYLRSAERMIKLFRIINATFMLGATTVILVLISLFTPLFSQAVVYILTHLPLPKMPPAAMSSPPTAYLVLGGGLTNDNHNQIILNRYSLNRARTAATAYHDLPLPIVLSGAEAPWLGQWLIEHGIDGLISENASMNTCENARFTAKRIPLHHVYLITDSYHMARARRQFALNGINSTAINAPLPVRRDWMEPAQNLSHSRRAVYEVAAYLRDVIRPQANCRQAKEVTSQQLLTPRGKVAKTADE
- a CDS encoding excalibur calcium-binding domain-containing protein — its product is MTSCAEATYFIQHCPNTKMDGNNDGVPCEKQWC
- a CDS encoding low molecular weight protein-tyrosine-phosphatase, which translates into the protein MPIKASTPSSVLLVCLGNICRSPTAEEIFRQQAAIAGLSMKVDSAGTGDWHIGHAPDERAQRHAKAHGYNINKLVARQISADDFRDFDLILAMDAQNLANLQSIKNGITDTDTKLAKLALFSEEDPIYGGDDVPDPYTGDSNAFEEVIERIESSVQGWIESWKI
- a CDS encoding cold-shock protein — its product is MSAREQGIVKWFNDSKGFGFIQRDSGEDIFVHFRAIQGDGYRSLKDGEKVEFSVVEGDKGLQAEEVRRVEE